Proteins from one Pseudomonas sp. KBS0710 genomic window:
- a CDS encoding leucyl aminopeptidase has translation MDKARAVEHFLYYLAHHPALNGLSRPTVLLGHTERYDAIAEAITHSSAARFNFQCQRLDLTPSDTLAQAIEACDLYLFLYDSSTLPNPRAEGPDFIRALQGVMAEHWKKSLLFKDYGDYFYDTFSVEPQRIADLNATLIRRMSQASVLSFTDKHGSRLEAPLSSIKKWTNINGVGNHDLAPGEIATHSEAINGQVRFVGTFLSTIPFARKYGVLQSPLELWIENSTICSVASDVPGLADDFNKYLNANPSNRRVEELGIGTNEGVKDLYARNAGFEERHCGLHLGLGGGQKGSHHLDLIFESGVLALDDKPVFDGRFAF, from the coding sequence ATGGACAAGGCCCGCGCCGTCGAACACTTTCTCTACTACCTCGCACACCATCCGGCACTCAACGGCCTGAGCCGCCCTACCGTGTTGCTGGGCCATACCGAGCGCTACGACGCCATCGCCGAAGCCATCACTCATAGCAGCGCCGCACGCTTCAACTTCCAGTGCCAGCGGCTGGACCTGACGCCGAGCGACACCCTGGCCCAAGCCATCGAAGCCTGCGACCTGTACCTGTTTCTGTATGACTCTTCGACCCTGCCCAACCCACGCGCCGAAGGCCCGGACTTTATTCGCGCCCTGCAAGGCGTGATGGCCGAGCACTGGAAGAAATCCCTGCTGTTCAAAGATTATGGCGACTATTTCTACGACACCTTCAGCGTCGAGCCGCAGCGCATCGCCGACCTCAACGCCACGCTGATCCGGCGCATGTCCCAGGCCAGCGTGCTGAGCTTTACCGACAAACACGGCTCACGCCTTGAAGCGCCGCTGAGCAGCATCAAGAAGTGGACCAATATCAACGGGGTCGGCAACCACGACCTGGCGCCGGGCGAAATCGCCACCCACAGCGAGGCCATCAACGGCCAGGTGCGGTTTGTCGGCACCTTCCTCAGCACCATCCCGTTTGCGCGCAAATACGGCGTGCTGCAATCACCGCTGGAGTTGTGGATCGAAAACTCGACGATTTGCAGCGTGGCCAGCGACGTGCCGGGGCTGGCGGATGACTTCAACAAGTACCTGAATGCCAACCCGTCGAATCGCCGTGTCGAGGAATTGGGGATTGGCACCAATGAAGGGGTTAAAGACTTATATGCGCGCAACGCCGGGTTTGAGGAGCGCCATTGCGGGTTGCACCTGGGCTTGGGCGGCGGGCAAAAGGGCAGCCATCACCTGGATCTGATCTTTGAGAGTGGCGTGTTGGCGCTGGATGACAAGCCGGTGTTTGATGGCAGATTTGCGTTCTGA
- a CDS encoding DUF1289 domain-containing protein, whose protein sequence is MSSTKDPCISICKFTDDICVGCGRSKREIRAWKKLDKADKRTVLAEAELRLLALGATGRRKSK, encoded by the coding sequence ATGAGTTCCACCAAAGACCCCTGCATCAGCATCTGCAAATTCACCGACGACATCTGTGTCGGCTGTGGCCGCAGCAAGCGCGAAATCCGTGCCTGGAAGAAACTCGACAAAGCCGACAAACGCACCGTTCTGGCCGAAGCCGAGCTGCGCCTGCTGGCTCTGGGCGCCACCGGTCGGCGGAAAAGCAAATGA
- a CDS encoding YciI family protein, with amino-acid sequence MLYAIIATDVADSLEKRLSVRPAHLERLKTLQAEGRLVIAGPHPAVDSNDPGAAGFTGSLIIAEFASLADAKAWANADPYIGAGVYADVVIKPFKQVLP; translated from the coding sequence ATGCTCTACGCCATCATTGCTACCGACGTTGCCGATTCGCTGGAAAAACGCCTGAGCGTGCGCCCGGCGCACCTTGAGCGCCTGAAAACCCTGCAAGCCGAAGGCCGCCTGGTGATCGCAGGCCCGCACCCGGCCGTCGACAGCAATGACCCAGGCGCCGCCGGCTTCACCGGCAGCCTGATCATTGCCGAGTTCGCCTCCCTTGCCGACGCCAAGGCCTGGGCCAACGCCGATCCGTACATCGGCGCAGGCGTCTACGCTGATGTAGTGATCAAGCCGTTCAAGCAAGTCCTGCCTTAA
- a CDS encoding PHP domain-containing protein — protein sequence MNVDLHCHSTASDGALAPAVLVARAFEKGVRVLSLTDHDTLEGLDEARTAAHALGMQLVNGVELSCTWGGATIHVLGYGFDQNAAPLVAAIAQLHDGRWLRSEEISRKLSLKGMPNALDGARAIQQELGDSGNAPARPHFADWMVREGFVKDRAEAFRKWLGAGKLGDVKQHWPTLEDTVGTLRASGAWVSLAHPWHYDFTRSKRRKLIADYIGAGGHAIEVVNGHQPADQVGSLAILAREFGLLVSAGSDFHGPGGWSEIGEYRQVPEDLPLLWGRFKHDPIIATV from the coding sequence GTGAATGTTGATTTGCACTGCCACAGCACGGCCTCCGACGGCGCCCTGGCGCCCGCGGTACTGGTTGCGCGTGCGTTTGAAAAAGGCGTGCGAGTCTTGTCGTTGACCGACCACGACACCCTCGAGGGCCTCGATGAGGCCCGCACGGCGGCCCATGCGCTGGGCATGCAACTGGTCAACGGCGTGGAATTGTCCTGTACCTGGGGCGGCGCCACCATTCATGTGCTCGGCTACGGTTTCGATCAAAACGCTGCGCCTTTAGTGGCGGCCATCGCCCAATTGCACGATGGCCGTTGGCTGCGGTCCGAAGAAATAAGCCGCAAGCTCAGCCTTAAAGGCATGCCCAATGCCCTCGACGGCGCCCGCGCCATCCAGCAGGAACTGGGCGACAGCGGCAACGCACCGGCCCGGCCGCACTTTGCCGACTGGATGGTGCGTGAAGGCTTCGTCAAGGACCGCGCCGAAGCGTTTCGTAAATGGCTGGGCGCCGGCAAATTGGGCGATGTGAAGCAACACTGGCCGACCCTGGAAGATACGGTCGGCACATTGCGCGCCTCCGGGGCCTGGGTGAGCCTGGCGCATCCCTGGCATTACGATTTCACCCGCAGCAAACGCCGCAAGCTGATTGCCGACTATATTGGAGCGGGCGGCCATGCAATCGAAGTGGTCAACGGGCATCAACCCGCTGATCAGGTGGGCAGCCTGGCGATTCTTGCCCGCGAATTTGGTCTGCTGGTCAGCGCCGGCAGTGATTTTCATGGCCCAGGCGGCTGGTCCGAGATTGGCGAGTACCGCCAAGTCCCAGAAGACTTGCCGCTGTTGTGGGGGCGATTCAAGCATGACCCCATTATTGCCACCGTCTGA
- the rluB gene encoding 23S rRNA pseudouridine(2605) synthase RluB: MNDRDQNDSQEIGPAGEKLQKVLARIGVGSRRDVEAWITQKRIKVNGVEATLGQRVDLHDAITIDGKVIKREEAAESVRRVIMYNKPDGEICTRDDPEGRPTVFDKMPKPKEGRWINIGRLDINTTGLLMFTTDGELANRLMHPSYEMDREYAVRVRGEVDDEMIERLKAGVVLEDGPAKFTDIKQAPGGEGFNHWYHCVVMEGRNREVRRLWESQGLVVSRLKRVRFGPVFLNSDLPMGRWREMSQYEVDILSAEVGLTPVAMPQMNAKSKDKLERMQRKSSRPVARTERVARTLRPALNAPATGGRISREPHIEGERRPTAPSRQEGERAPRTPRPARGEAPSGGRSNRGEADRPADNASTKRPAKPAANKRPGPKLVADEPSGKRRGAPAGSGQRPGFGRKKPQ, from the coding sequence ATGAACGACAGAGACCAGAACGACAGCCAGGAAATCGGCCCAGCAGGCGAAAAACTGCAAAAGGTGCTGGCGCGTATCGGCGTGGGCTCACGCCGCGACGTCGAAGCCTGGATCACCCAGAAGCGCATCAAGGTCAATGGCGTCGAGGCTACCCTCGGCCAGCGCGTCGACCTGCACGATGCAATCACCATTGATGGCAAGGTCATCAAGCGTGAAGAGGCCGCCGAGTCGGTGCGCCGCGTGATCATGTACAACAAGCCCGATGGCGAGATCTGCACCCGTGACGACCCGGAAGGCCGTCCGACCGTGTTCGACAAGATGCCCAAGCCCAAAGAAGGCCGTTGGATCAACATCGGCCGCCTGGACATCAACACCACCGGCTTGCTGATGTTCACCACCGACGGCGAACTGGCCAACCGCCTGATGCACCCGTCCTACGAGATGGACCGTGAGTACGCCGTGCGTGTACGCGGCGAAGTCGATGACGAGATGATCGAACGCCTCAAGGCTGGCGTGGTGCTGGAAGACGGCCCGGCCAAGTTCACCGACATCAAGCAGGCGCCCGGTGGTGAAGGTTTCAACCACTGGTACCACTGCGTGGTGATGGAAGGCCGTAACCGTGAAGTCCGTCGCCTGTGGGAATCCCAGGGCCTGGTGGTCAGCCGCCTGAAGCGCGTGCGTTTCGGCCCGGTGTTCCTCAACTCCGACCTGCCGATGGGCCGCTGGCGCGAAATGAGCCAGTACGAAGTCGACATCCTCAGCGCCGAAGTCGGCCTGACGCCGGTGGCCATGCCGCAGATGAACGCCAAGAGCAAAGACAAACTTGAGCGTATGCAGCGTAAATCCTCGCGTCCTGTGGCGCGTACCGAACGTGTTGCCCGCACCTTGCGCCCTGCGCTGAATGCACCGGCAACCGGCGGTCGTATCTCCCGTGAGCCGCACATCGAAGGCGAGCGCCGCCCAACCGCACCATCGCGCCAGGAAGGCGAGCGTGCGCCACGCACCCCGCGTCCTGCCCGTGGTGAAGCGCCAAGCGGTGGCCGTAGCAACCGTGGTGAAGCGGACCGCCCAGCGGATAACGCCAGCACCAAGCGCCCAGCCAAACCAGCGGCGAACAAGCGCCCTGGCCCGAAACTGGTCGCCGACGAGCCGTCGGGCAAGCGCCGTGGCGCACCGGCCGGGTCCGGTCAGCGTCCGGGTTTTGGTCGCAAGAAGCCGCAGTGA
- the scpB gene encoding SMC-Scp complex subunit ScpB, whose product MNLTEPRELAPLLEAFLLASGKPQSLERLFELFEEAERPEPPVFKKALEILRKSCDGRAFELREVASGYRLQIREKFSPWVGRLWEERPQRYSRAMLETMALIAYRQPITRGEIEDVRGVAVNSHIVKTLLEREWIRIVGYRDVPGKPAMFATTKVFLDHFNLKNLDDLPPLAELREMEAEPVLDFDDAPVPASLQELADASAEPEEPKDETSFHTLLLELDDMEQGIKTDFDDLLRDGAAEPETQVNVEVEVQVEPEPEPEEDILGVAEAREKLLAAVAALEQPPLSDEEDEARALAEAIEAERRQFED is encoded by the coding sequence ATGAATTTGACTGAACCCCGCGAACTGGCGCCCTTGCTGGAAGCCTTTCTCCTGGCCTCGGGTAAACCGCAATCCCTGGAGCGCCTGTTCGAGTTGTTCGAAGAGGCCGAACGCCCTGAACCGCCAGTGTTTAAAAAGGCGCTGGAGATTCTGCGCAAGTCCTGCGACGGTCGCGCCTTTGAACTGCGCGAAGTGGCGTCAGGTTATCGCCTGCAGATTCGTGAGAAGTTTTCCCCGTGGGTCGGCCGCTTGTGGGAAGAACGGCCACAGCGTTATTCCCGCGCGATGCTGGAGACCATGGCGCTGATTGCCTATCGCCAACCGATCACGCGGGGCGAGATTGAAGATGTGCGGGGTGTGGCGGTCAACAGCCATATCGTCAAGACGCTGCTGGAGCGCGAGTGGATCCGCATCGTCGGCTACCGCGACGTGCCCGGCAAACCGGCGATGTTCGCCACCACCAAGGTGTTCCTCGATCACTTCAACCTGAAAAACCTCGACGACCTGCCGCCGCTCGCCGAACTGCGCGAGATGGAAGCCGAGCCGGTGCTCGACTTCGACGACGCGCCGGTGCCTGCCAGCCTGCAGGAACTGGCTGACGCCAGCGCCGAGCCGGAAGAACCGAAGGACGAAACCAGTTTCCATACCTTGCTGCTTGAACTGGATGATATGGAGCAGGGCATCAAGACTGACTTTGATGATTTGCTGCGTGATGGCGCGGCTGAGCCTGAAACCCAGGTGAACGTTGAGGTTGAAGTGCAAGTCGAACCTGAACCGGAACCCGAAGAAGATATCCTTGGCGTGGCCGAAGCCCGTGAAAAGCTGCTGGCCGCCGTTGCCGCCCTTGAACAGCCGCCGCTGAGCGACGAAGAAGACGAAGCCCGGGCATTGGCCGAAGCCATCGAAGCCGAACGCCGCCAGTTCGAGGACTGA
- a CDS encoding response regulator transcription factor, with protein sequence MSELLLIDDDQELCELLTSWLSQEGFQVRACHDGLSARKALAEAAPAAVVLDVMLPDGSGLELLKQLRNDHPELPVVMLSARGEPLDRILGLELGADDYLAKPCDPRELTARLRAVLRRSHPAAVSTQMELGDLCFSPVRGVVSIDEQEFTLTVSESRLLEALLRQPGEPLDKQELAQIALGRKLTLYDRSLDMHVSNLRKKIGPHPDGRPRIVALRSRGYYYSL encoded by the coding sequence ATGAGCGAGCTGTTACTGATAGATGATGACCAGGAGCTCTGTGAGCTGCTGACCAGTTGGCTGAGCCAGGAAGGTTTCCAGGTGCGCGCCTGCCACGACGGCTTGAGCGCCCGCAAAGCCCTGGCCGAAGCCGCACCCGCCGCCGTTGTGCTTGACGTGATGCTGCCGGATGGCAGCGGCCTGGAGCTGCTAAAGCAATTGCGCAATGACCACCCGGAATTGCCGGTGGTGATGCTCTCGGCCCGTGGCGAGCCGCTGGACCGTATCCTCGGCCTGGAACTGGGTGCCGACGATTACCTGGCCAAGCCTTGCGACCCACGCGAGCTGACAGCGCGCCTGCGCGCCGTGCTGCGCCGCAGCCACCCGGCGGCGGTGTCGACGCAGATGGAACTGGGCGACCTGTGCTTCAGCCCGGTGCGCGGCGTGGTCAGCATCGACGAGCAGGAATTCACTCTCACTGTGTCCGAAAGCCGCCTGCTCGAAGCGTTGCTGCGCCAGCCCGGCGAGCCGCTGGACAAGCAGGAACTGGCGCAGATCGCCCTGGGCCGCAAGCTCACCCTTTACGATCGCAGCCTGGACATGCACGTGAGCAACCTGCGCAAAAAGATCGGCCCACACCCGGATGGCCGTCCACGGATCGTGGCGCTGCGCAGCCGCGGCTACTACTACAGCCTCTGA
- a CDS encoding translation initiation factor 2 produces MRLRPLCLLAVLMIGATAHAEETSNTGSSTPLSLSAGSQITELQQRLKESERLREELSKQLQSTEAARESAQLNRLRQENQRLAQQLKETQGGTLTRWLTEQQQWFVTGGAVALIALLCGIFASGGHRRRRQWLN; encoded by the coding sequence ATGCGCTTACGTCCGTTGTGTCTGTTGGCAGTGTTAATGATCGGGGCGACCGCCCACGCTGAAGAAACCTCGAACACCGGCAGCTCCACGCCCTTGTCCCTGAGTGCCGGCAGCCAGATCACCGAGTTGCAGCAACGCTTGAAAGAAAGCGAACGGCTGCGTGAAGAACTGAGCAAACAACTGCAAAGCACAGAGGCCGCCCGTGAAAGCGCTCAACTGAATCGCTTGCGCCAGGAGAACCAACGCCTGGCCCAGCAACTCAAAGAGACACAGGGCGGCACCCTGACCCGCTGGCTGACCGAGCAACAACAATGGTTTGTTACCGGCGGGGCCGTCGCACTGATCGCCTTGCTGTGCGGGATCTTCGCCAGCGGTGGGCACCGTCGCCGTCGACAATGGCTAAATTGA
- a CDS encoding L-threonylcarbamoyladenylate synthase has product MSQFFQIHPENPQARLIKQAVEIIRAGGVVIYPTDSSYAIGCQIGDKSAVERVRRLRELDKNHNFALICSDLSQLGLFAKVDTGTFRLLKAHTPGPYTFILNATREVPRLLLHPKKRTIGLRVPEHPIALALLAELGEPLMSVSLILPGEEEPLYDPYEMRRLLEKHVDLIIDGGYGGNKASTVINLADGEPEVVRVGCGDPTPFMVEA; this is encoded by the coding sequence GTGAGTCAATTCTTCCAGATTCATCCGGAAAACCCTCAAGCGCGCCTGATTAAACAGGCCGTGGAGATCATTCGCGCCGGCGGCGTGGTGATCTACCCAACTGATTCGTCCTACGCCATTGGTTGCCAGATCGGCGACAAAAGCGCGGTTGAACGGGTCAGACGCCTGCGTGAGCTGGACAAGAACCACAACTTTGCGCTGATCTGCAGCGATTTGTCGCAATTGGGGCTGTTCGCCAAAGTTGACACCGGCACCTTCCGCCTGCTCAAGGCCCACACGCCGGGGCCGTACACCTTTATTCTCAACGCCACCCGCGAAGTACCGCGCCTGTTGCTGCACCCCAAGAAGCGCACCATCGGCCTGCGTGTGCCCGAGCACCCGATCGCCCTGGCGTTGCTGGCCGAGCTGGGTGAGCCGTTGATGAGCGTGTCGCTGATTTTACCCGGTGAAGAAGAGCCGCTGTACGACCCTTACGAAATGCGCCGCCTGCTGGAAAAACACGTCGACCTGATCATCGACGGCGGCTACGGCGGCAACAAGGCGTCCACCGTGATCAACCTGGCCGACGGCGAGCCGGAAGTGGTGCGCGTGGGCTGCGGCGACCCGACACCGTTTATGGTTGAGGCCTGA
- a CDS encoding ScpA family protein, whose product MEVFLEAFEGPLDLLLYLIRKQNINILDIPVAEITRQYMGYVELMQSVRLELAAEYLVMAAMLAEIKSRMLLPRSETIEAEEDDPRAELIRRLQEYERFKAAAEGIDGLSRVGRDVVVPKLDAPEARARKLLPDVSLEELLMSMAEVLRRGDMFESHQVSREALSTRERMSDVLERLKGGGFVPFVELFTKEEGRLGVVVTFMAILELVKESLVELVQNEPFAAIHVRARAE is encoded by the coding sequence CTGGAAGTCTTCCTTGAAGCCTTCGAAGGTCCGCTGGACTTGCTGCTGTACCTGATCCGCAAGCAGAACATTAATATTCTCGATATCCCGGTGGCGGAAATCACCCGCCAGTACATGGGGTATGTCGAGTTGATGCAGTCGGTACGCCTGGAACTGGCCGCCGAGTACCTGGTGATGGCCGCCATGCTCGCCGAGATCAAGTCGCGCATGCTGTTGCCGCGCTCGGAGACGATTGAAGCCGAAGAAGACGACCCGCGTGCCGAACTGATCCGCCGCCTGCAGGAATACGAACGCTTCAAGGCCGCTGCCGAAGGCATTGACGGCTTGAGCCGCGTGGGCCGTGATGTGGTGGTGCCCAAGCTCGACGCCCCGGAAGCTCGGGCGCGCAAGCTGCTGCCGGATGTGAGCCTGGAAGAATTACTGATGTCCATGGCCGAAGTGCTGCGCCGTGGCGATATGTTCGAAAGCCACCAGGTCAGCCGCGAGGCGCTGTCGACCCGCGAGCGCATGAGCGATGTGCTGGAGCGTCTCAAAGGCGGCGGCTTTGTGCCGTTTGTTGAGCTGTTTACCAAGGAAGAAGGGCGTTTGGGGGTGGTGGTGACCTTTATGGCCATCCTCGAACTGGTCAAGGAGTCCTTGGTCGAGCTGGTCCAGAATGAGCCTTTTGCGGCTATCCACGTGCGGGCGCGAGCCGAATAA
- a CDS encoding septation protein A gives MKQFIDFIPLLLFFIFTKLDPRVIDIAGHQLSFGGIYSATAVLIVSSIVVYGAIFISQRKLEKSQWLTLVACLVFGGLTLAFHSETFLKWKAPVVNWLFALVFIGSHFIGDRLLIKRIMGHALTLPEPVWVRLNVAWIVFFLFCGAANLFVAFTFQDYWVDFKVFGSLGMTVLFLIGQGIYLSRHLHDTAPTTPKTED, from the coding sequence GTGAAACAATTCATCGACTTCATCCCGCTGTTGCTGTTTTTCATCTTTACCAAACTCGACCCCAGGGTCATTGATATCGCCGGTCATCAGCTCTCGTTCGGGGGCATCTACAGCGCCACCGCCGTGCTGATCGTCAGTTCTATCGTAGTCTACGGCGCCATTTTCATTTCCCAGCGCAAACTGGAAAAAAGCCAATGGCTGACCCTGGTTGCCTGCCTGGTGTTCGGCGGCCTGACCCTGGCCTTTCACAGCGAAACCTTCCTTAAATGGAAAGCCCCGGTGGTGAACTGGCTGTTCGCGCTGGTGTTTATCGGCAGCCACTTCATCGGTGACCGCCTGTTGATCAAGCGCATCATGGGCCACGCGCTGACCCTGCCGGAGCCGGTATGGGTGCGTTTGAACGTGGCTTGGATCGTGTTTTTCCTGTTCTGCGGCGCCGCCAACCTGTTCGTGGCCTTTACCTTCCAGGATTACTGGGTGGACTTTAAAGTCTTCGGCAGCCTGGGCATGACCGTACTGTTCCTGATCGGCCAAGGTATCTACCTGTCGCGCCATCTGCATGACACCGCCCCTACCACGCCGAAAACCGAGGACTGA